The following coding sequences are from one Humulus lupulus chromosome X, drHumLupu1.1, whole genome shotgun sequence window:
- the LOC133803324 gene encoding receptor protein kinase CLAVATA1 has protein sequence MMMMMMMMGDRFFCQILFSFLCFLYLATSSSGNSELDVLLKLKTAMTGPTGSGLDDWKPSSSYCSFSGVTCDNESRVTALNVTNVPLFGHLPPEIGSLSKLVNLTIACDNLTGRLPAEMANLTFLRHLNISNNVFSGMFPGEITLGMTELEVIDIYDNNFTGPLPIEIIGLKKLKHLHLGGNYFSGNIPENYSEIKSLKYLGLNGNSLTGKFPASFARLENLEFMYVGYDNNYDGGIPPELGSMTSLKLLDMGGCNLTGEIPISLSQLKNLHSLFLQINRLTGHIPPELSGLESLMSLDLSINELTGEIPASFSELKNLTLINLFRNRFFGTIPEFIGELPHLEVLQIWDNNFTFYLPESLGRNGKLLDLDVTNNHLTGLIPRDLCKGGRLRTLILMQNSFFGTIPDELGQCTSLTKIRIGKNFFNGTIPTGIFNLPNVTIIELNDNFLSGELPSRMSGDSLGLLVLSNNWISGKIPPGIGNLKILQILSIEHNRLYGEIPSELFGLSALTRINVSANNLSGEIPISISSCASLNAIDFSENSLVGEVPRGISKLSDLSILNFSKNHLTGQIPDEIRSMTSLTTLDLSYNDFIGGVPVDGQFMVFNDTSFVGNPNLCPPRHPLCPSVRNGAGAPSGGKRVLSPTQLSITLIALATGLLVVLLTLYRIRKKKLQKSRAWKLTAFQRLDFKVEDVLECVKEENIIGKGGAGIVYRGSLPYGAEVAIKKLYGRGGSDHGFSAEIQTLGQIRHRNIVRLLGYVSNKDTNLLLYEYMPNGSLGELLHGSKGGRLEWETRYKIAVEAAKGLCYLHHDCSPLIIHRDVKSNNILLDSDMEAHVADFGLAKFLRDAGASECMSSIAGSYGYIAPEYAYTLKVDEKSDVYSFGVVLLELIAGRRPVGDFGDGVDIVRWVGKTTSELAQPSDQASVLAVVDPRLHNPSLTGVIHLFKIAMMCVQDESSARPTMREVVHMLTNPPRIAPTTTRFNL, from the exons atgatgatgatgatgatgatgatgggtgACCGGTTTTTCTGTcaaattctcttttcttttctttgttttttatatttagcAACTAGTTCTTCTGGGAACAGTGAACTGGACGTGCTACTGAAGCTCAAGACAGCCATGACCGGCCCAACAGGTTCGGGACTTGACGATTGGAAACCATCTTCGTCGTACTGTTCCTTTTCTGGAGTCACGTGCGACAACGAGTCACGTGTGACCGCACTCAACGTTACAAACGTCCCTCTGTTCGGTCACTTACCACCGGAGATAGGGAGTTTGAGCAAGCTCGTGAACCTCACTATCGCCTGCGACAATCTCACCGGGAGACTTCCGGCGGAGATGGCTAACCTCACGTTCCTCAGGCATTTAAACATCTCCAACAATGTCTTCAGCGGCATGTTCCCTGGAGAAATCACGCTCGGGATGACGGAGCTAGAAGTTATCGACATTTACGACAACAATTTCACTGGTCCATTACCGATTGAGATTATTGGGCTTAAAAAACTGAAGCATCTTCATCTCGGTGGAAACTACTTCTCTGGAAACATTCCGGAAAACTACTCCGAGattaagagcttgaagtatttggGTCTCAATGGTAACAGCCTCACCGGGAAGTTCCCGGCCAGCTTTGCTCGGTTGGAAAATCTCGAATTTATGTACGTTGGGTACGATAACAATTACGATGGCGGTATTCCTCCCGAGTTGGGTTCCATGACCTCACTTAAACTGTTGGATATGGGTGGCTGTAACCTCACCGGCGAGATACCCATAAGTCTGAGCCAGTTGAAGAATTTGCACTCTTTGTTTTTACAGATAAACCGTCTCACAGGCCATATACCTCCGGAGCTTTCTGGTTTAGAGAGCCTGATGTCTTTAGATCTCTCGATCAACGAGCTGACGGGAGAGATACCAGCGAGTTTCTCTGAGTTGAAGAACTTGACGCTAATCAATCTGTTCAGGAACCGTTTTTTTGGTACCATCCCCGAGTTCATAGGTGAGCTTCCACATCTTGAGGTGCTTCAGATATGGGATAACAACTTCACGTTTTATCTTCCGGAGAGTCTTGGCCGAAACGGAAAGCTTTTGGACTTGGACGTTACCAACAACCACTTGACTGGACTCATTCCACGTGATTTGTGCAAAGGTGGAAGATTAAGGACACTCATTCTGATGCAAAACTCTTTCTTCGGAACGATTCCTGATGAACTCGGGCAGTGCACATCGCTCACGAAAATCCGAATTGGTAAGAACTTTTTCAATGGAACCATTCCAACTGGGATTTTCAATTTACCTAACGTAACCATTATTGAGCTCAATGATAATTTTCTGTCCGGAGAACTTCCCTCTCGAATGTCGGGCGATTCGCTAGGGCTTTTGGTGCTTTCCAACAATTGGATTTCCGGGAAAATCCCTCCTGGGATTGGGAATCTCAAGATTTTGCAAATTCTTTCCATTGAACATAACAGGTTGTATGGTGAAATTCCCAGTGAGTTATTTGGTTTAAGTGCGTTAACGAGGATCAATGTCAGTGCCAATAATCTTAGCGGTGAAATTCCGATATCAATTTCGAGTTGTGCTTCCCTCAATGCCATTGATTTTAGCGAGAACAGTTTGGTCGGTGAAGTCCCTAGAGGGATATCTAAGCTCAGTGATTTAAGTATTCTAAACTTCTCCAAAAACCATCTCACTGGCCAAATCCCCGACGAAATCCGATCCATGACGAGTCTCACTACTCTTGATCTCTCTTACAACGATTTCATTGGCGGAGTTCCAGTAGATGGACAGTTTATGGTATTCAACGACACGTCGTTTGTTGGGAACCCAAATCTCTGTCCGCCACGTCATCCCCTGTGTCCATCTGTACGGAATGGAGCCGGAGCCCCGAGTGGAGGCAAGAGGGTCTTGAGTCCAACCCAGCTCAGCATCACTCTCATCGCCCTCGCCACTGGCCTTCTAGTGGTTCTCCTCACACTGTACCGAATACGTAAGAAGAAGCTTCAAAAATCCAGGGCGTGGAAGCTCACCGCCTTCCAGCGGCTCGATTTCAAAGTCGAGGACGTACTCGAGTGCGTTAAGGAAGAAAACATCATAGGCAAAGGTGGTGCAGGGATTGTTTACCGTGGGTCGTTGCCTTACGGCGCTGAAGTAGCGATCAAGAAACTGTATGGTCGCGGGGGGTCCGATCATGGGTTCTCGGCCGAAATTCAAACGCTGGGGCAAATCAGGCACAGGAATATTGTGAGGCTTTTGGGTTACGTTTCGAATAAAGACACGAATTTGTTGCTGTACGAGTACATGCCTAATGGGAGCTTGGGGGAGTTACTGCATGGTTCAAAAGGAGGACGTTTAGAGTGGGAGACAAGGTACAAGATCGCTGTTGAAGCAGCCAAAGGACTCTGTTATCTCCACCATGACTGTTCGCCTTTGATCATCCACAGAGACGTGAAGTCCAATAATATCTTGCTGGACTCTGATATGGAGGCCCATGTTGCTGATTTTGGGCTTGCTAAGTTTTTGAGGGACGCAGGAGCTTCTGAGTGCATGTCTTCTATTGCTGGCTCATATGGTTACATTGCTCCAG AGTACGCTTATACGCTGAAAGTGGACGAGAAAAGTGACGTGTACAGCTTCGGAGTGGTGTTGTTGGAGCTGATTGCTGGAAGGAGACCCGTCGGGGATTTCGGGGACGGAGTGGACATTGTGCGATGGGTCGGTAAGACTACGTCGGAACTAGCTCAGCCGTCCGATCAGGCTTCGGTTCTGGCAGTGGTGGATCCTAGGCTTCACAACCCCTCACTGACAGGTGTCATTCATCTGTTTAAGATTGCCATGATGTGTGTTCAAGATGAAAGTTCTGCTAGGCCCACCATGAGAGAAGTGGTTCACATGCTCACTAATCCTCCTCGCATTGCTCCAACTACAACCCGGTTTAATCTTTAA